In Vigna radiata var. radiata cultivar VC1973A chromosome 3, Vradiata_ver6, whole genome shotgun sequence, the following proteins share a genomic window:
- the LOC106757715 gene encoding uncharacterized protein LOC106757715 yields MVHYHRSHQPRKPNADSTRDEDSHTIITLDCSTSSYYIKRTRPKLLSFLLLITFLSCCYVFAPLFLPTSFSFSHFYSPAIPSHGNSDGVDVNDSTCSSVSAGTICCDRSGFRSDVCVMKGDVRTHSASSSILLYNRRSSDNVSVGEELQHEKIKPYTRKWETSVMKTIDELNLISKKVNDVGGCDVQHDVPAVFFSNGGYTGNVYHEFNDGIIPLYITSQHFKKKVVFVILEYHSWWIMKYGDILSQLSDFPPIDFRGDNRTHCFPEAIVGLRIHDELTVDSALMKGNKSIVDFRNLLDQAYWPRIRGLIQKEERKAQEKSSETSEQQYIEQQVQENPMKKPKLVILSRSGSRAITNENLLVKMAKEIGFMVKVLKPDSTTEMAKIYRTLNASDVMIGVHGAAMTHFMFLRPGSVFIQVVPLGTTWAAETYYGEPAKKLGLKYIGYEIHPRESTLYEKYDKNDPILRDPTSINKKGWEYTKKIYLDSQNVILDLGRFRKRLHRAYNYTLSKSKLNLQHQPL; encoded by the exons ATGGTACACTACCACCGCTCTCATCAACCCAGAAAGCCTAATGCAGACTCCACCAGAGATGAAGACTCACACACCATCATCACCTTGGATTGCTCAACCTCTTCCTACTACATCAAGAGAACCAGGCCAAAGCTCTTGTCTTTTCTCCTTCTCATCACCTTCCTCTCTTGCTGCTACGTCTTCGCTCCTCTTTTCCTTCCcacctccttttctttctctcacttTT aCTCTCCCGCTATTCCAAGTCATGGGAACTCAGATGGGGTTGATGTAAATGATTCTACTTGCTCCTCTGTTTCTGCTG GAACTATTTGCTGTGATAGAAGTGGTTTTCGTTCTGATGTCTGTGTGATGAAAGGTGATGTAAGAACACACTCTGCTTCGTCTTCGATATTACTCTACAATCGGAGGAGCAGCGATAATGTTTCTGTTGGAGAGGAACTCCAACATGAAAAGATCAAGCCATATACTCGAAAATGGGAGACGAGTGTTATGAAGACCATTGATGAATTGAACCTTATCTCAAAGAAGGTAAATGATGTTGGTGGCTGCGATGTCCAACACGATGTTCCAGCAGTGTTCTTCTCTAATGGGGGCTACACTGGCAATGTTTATCATGAATTCAATGATGGAATCATACCCTTGTACATTACTTCACAGCATTTCAAGAAGAAGGTCGTGTTTGTGATTCTTGAATATCATAGTTGGTGGATCATGAAGTACGGGGACATTCTTTCTCAGCTGTCTGATTTTCCACCAATTGATTTTAGAGGAGACAATAGAACTCATTGCTTTCCAGAAGCCATAGTTGGTCTCAGAATCCATGATGAGCTAACTGTGGATTCTGCATTGATGAAGGGTAACAAGAGCATCGTTGATTTTAGAAACCTTTTGGACCAAGCTTATTGGCCTAGGATCAGGGGTTTGATTCAGAAGGAGGAAAGAAAAGCACAAGAGAAATCATCAGAAACCTCTGAACAACAGTATATTGAGCAACAAGTGCAAGAAAATCCAATGAAAAAGCCAAAGTTGGTTATTCTTTCTAGAAGTGGGTCAAGAGCCATAACCAATGAGAATTTGTTGGTGAAGATGGCTAAGGAAATTGGGTTTATGGTGAAAGTCTTAAAACCAGACAGCACAACAGAAATGGCCAAGATTTATAGGACTCTTAATGCAAGTGATGTCATGATTGGTGTTCATGGAGCAGCAATGactcattttatgtttttgagaCCTGGCTCTGTGTTTATACAAGTTGTTCCTCTTGGAACCACATGGGCAGCAGAAACTTATTACGGAGAACCTGCAAAGAAGCTTGGCTTGAAATACATTGGTTATGAAATTCATCCTAGAGAGAGCACTTTATATgagaaatatgataaaaatgatCCCATTCTAAGAGACCCCACAAGCATTAACAAGAAGGGGTGGGAATACACAAAAAAGATCTATCTTGACAGCCAAAATGTCATATTAGACCTCGGAAGATTCAGAAAAAGGTTGCATCGAGCTTATAACTATACACTCTCcaaatcaaaactcaatcttcAGCACCAACCATTGTGA
- the LOC106756799 gene encoding DET1- and DDB1-associated protein 1, with product MESVLGNWPSYDPHNFSQLRPSDPSSSSKTAPTTYHPTHSRTLPPPDQVISTEAKNILLRHIYQHAEEKLKPKRAASDNLLPEHGCKQPRVSS from the exons ATGGAGTCTGTACTGGGTAATTGGCCATCCTATGACCCTCACAACTTCAGTCAGCTTCGACCTTCCGATCCTTCAAGTTCTTCT AAAACGGCACCGACCACTTACCATCCTACTCACAGCAGGACCCTTCCACCACCTGATCAAG TGATAAGTACTGAGGCCAAAAATATCCTCCTGAGACACATCTATCAGCATGCTGAGGAGAAG TTGAAACCAAAAAGAGCAGCATCTGATAACCTTTTACCAGAACATGGATGCAAGCAACCTAGAGTTTCCAGCTGA